Proteins encoded by one window of Salicibibacter halophilus:
- the wrbA gene encoding NAD(P)H:quinone oxidoreductase: MGLFDKLFGKKKKTDSESDSKQKEQPKVKVAVIYYSSTGTNYQLAKWAEEGAKQEGAEVKLVKVAELAPQTAIDSNSAWKAHLEETKDVPEASVDDLEWADAFIFSTPTRFGNLPSQMKQFLDTAGGLWGQGKLVNKVASGISSAGNPRGGQEKTVKHLYTTMMHWGAIIAAPGYTSPVAFSSGGNPYGTSVTVGDEGMQEDVQEAVKDQAKRTVTVTSMVKEGQEK, translated from the coding sequence ATGGGTCTTTTTGACAAACTATTTGGCAAAAAAAAGAAAACAGACTCAGAATCAGACTCAAAACAAAAGGAACAACCAAAGGTGAAAGTAGCAGTTATTTATTACAGCTCTACAGGAACAAATTATCAATTGGCAAAATGGGCAGAGGAGGGAGCCAAACAAGAGGGAGCCGAGGTGAAACTCGTGAAAGTTGCCGAACTTGCTCCACAAACAGCGATTGATTCAAATTCGGCTTGGAAAGCGCATTTGGAGGAAACGAAAGATGTGCCGGAAGCCTCTGTCGACGATCTGGAATGGGCGGACGCATTTATTTTCAGCACGCCAACGCGTTTCGGTAATTTGCCATCGCAAATGAAACAATTTCTTGATACGGCAGGTGGACTTTGGGGGCAAGGGAAGCTTGTCAATAAAGTGGCAAGCGGAATTTCCTCGGCCGGGAACCCTCGCGGTGGCCAGGAAAAAACGGTTAAGCACCTGTATACAACGATGATGCATTGGGGTGCAATCATTGCTGCACCGGGATATACAAGTCCAGTCGCTTTTTCATCAGGCGGGAACCCTTATGGCACAAGTGTAACCGTTGGAGATGAAGGGATGCAGGAAGACGTGCAGGAAGCCGTAAAAGATCAAGCAAAACGAACCGTTACAGTAACGTCTATGGTGAAAGAAGGACAGGAAAAATAA
- a CDS encoding winged helix-turn-helix transcriptional regulator: MTSTQLCPKFEKAMSILSQRWTGLVIFQLLNGPQRFCTVETAIGISGRLLSDRLKNLEKEGIVKREVFPETPIRIEYSLTAKGLALEPLMNELEHWSQTWLET; encoded by the coding sequence ATGACCTCTACTCAACTCTGTCCTAAATTCGAAAAAGCAATGAGTATTTTAAGTCAACGATGGACTGGACTTGTGATTTTTCAGTTACTAAATGGTCCGCAACGATTTTGTACAGTTGAAACCGCGATTGGGATTAGCGGCCGACTCTTGTCAGATAGATTGAAGAACTTAGAGAAAGAAGGAATCGTGAAACGAGAAGTGTTTCCGGAAACACCGATTCGCATTGAGTATTCATTAACAGCAAAAGGATTGGCTTTGGAACCTTTGATGAATGAATTGGAGCATTGGTCGCAGACGTGGCTGGAAACGTAA
- the gcvH gene encoding glycine cleavage system protein GcvH — MASPKELKYSQEHEWVKEEGDNVRIGITTFAQDELGDIVFVELPEVGDQIEVNEPFGSVESVKTVSELYAPVSGKVLEINEELEDSPEFVNESPYDKAWMVVVELSDKAELDQLMSAEAYDEMVGED; from the coding sequence ATGGCTTCACCAAAAGAATTAAAGTATTCGCAAGAACACGAATGGGTAAAAGAAGAAGGAGACAATGTTCGAATTGGGATTACAACCTTCGCGCAAGATGAACTGGGGGACATCGTATTCGTTGAGCTTCCGGAAGTGGGCGATCAGATTGAAGTGAATGAGCCATTTGGCAGTGTGGAGTCGGTAAAAACCGTTTCCGAACTGTACGCGCCGGTAAGCGGCAAAGTATTGGAAATTAATGAAGAACTGGAAGACTCCCCGGAATTTGTTAATGAATCCCCGTATGACAAAGCATGGATGGTGGTCGTCGAGCTTTCCGATAAAGCTGAGTTGGACCAATTGATGAGTGCCGAGGCATATGATGAAATGGTTGGCGAAGATTAA
- a CDS encoding arsenate reductase family protein → MLTVFSYPPCGTCQKAKKWLDAHEVSYEERHIVKEPPTREELQDLKEKSGLEWKKFFNASGKKYREMGLKDKLPEANEETIIDWLTSDGMLVKRPIVTNGKTVTLGFKEAEFLDNWKK, encoded by the coding sequence TTGCTTACCGTTTTTAGTTATCCACCATGCGGCACATGCCAAAAAGCGAAGAAGTGGCTGGATGCCCATGAGGTGTCCTATGAAGAAAGACATATTGTTAAGGAACCGCCGACACGTGAAGAACTCCAAGACCTAAAGGAAAAGAGCGGACTGGAATGGAAGAAGTTCTTTAATGCGAGCGGGAAAAAATATCGCGAAATGGGCCTGAAGGACAAGCTTCCGGAAGCAAATGAAGAAACGATCATCGACTGGTTAACGTCAGACGGGATGCTGGTCAAACGGCCGATTGTGACCAATGGGAAAACAGTTACGCTTGGGTTTAAGGAAGCGGAGTTTCTCGATAATTGGAAAAAATAG
- a CDS encoding prenyltransferase — protein sequence MATRALSFIQGSWQLLRFMAVASSSFATILSTMLPLSLYYSISADFLIPLFMLLIGGALLFHGVLTHILNDVSDYKSGTDEHSPAILSGGSRVTQDGYFSVDDLNKLGNRLIYAIIISCIIFTFLGSYTISILLLIGLWAAVSYSRLPLLLSYRPFAGEVFSLFPSMLALGLAGALLALDGIPVWAWQNAAVNALFCVSWVMVHHIPDRNADQQASPKKRTTVVWAMEKFGQTYSRLPALFYLFLTGTGVFWLGTERLWAALGLLVIVTASIIIVKKMNVNDEQQVATSEKIMLLLAIVNAIWLGIFI from the coding sequence ATGGCTACCCGAGCGCTATCGTTCATTCAAGGAAGCTGGCAATTGCTGCGATTCATGGCCGTCGCCTCTTCAAGTTTTGCAACTATTCTATCCACGATGCTTCCGCTCAGCTTATATTACTCGATTTCGGCAGATTTCCTCATACCGCTTTTTATGCTTTTAATCGGTGGGGCGCTCTTATTCCACGGTGTCCTTACCCATATATTAAACGATGTCTCCGATTATAAATCAGGCACGGACGAACACAGTCCGGCCATTCTCTCGGGCGGAAGCCGCGTTACGCAGGATGGGTATTTCTCCGTGGATGACCTAAATAAGCTTGGCAACCGTCTGATCTATGCAATTATCATTTCCTGTATTATATTTACTTTCCTTGGTTCTTACACCATTTCCATTTTGTTATTGATTGGTCTATGGGCAGCCGTTTCCTATTCACGGCTTCCGTTACTGCTCAGTTACCGTCCGTTTGCCGGGGAGGTGTTCAGTTTATTTCCATCTATGCTGGCGCTTGGATTGGCAGGCGCCTTGCTGGCATTGGATGGGATCCCTGTATGGGCGTGGCAAAACGCAGCTGTCAATGCACTCTTTTGTGTGTCATGGGTTATGGTCCACCACATCCCTGACCGGAACGCCGATCAACAAGCATCGCCAAAGAAACGAACAACTGTCGTATGGGCAATGGAGAAATTTGGGCAGACATATAGTCGATTACCGGCTTTGTTTTATCTTTTTTTAACCGGAACAGGTGTTTTTTGGCTGGGAACGGAACGGCTATGGGCCGCCTTGGGGCTGCTTGTAATTGTCACCGCCTCAATCATTATTGTGAAAAAAATGAATGTAAATGATGAACAACAGGTAGCCACTAGCGAAAAAATTATGCTGCTGTTAGCCATCGTCAATGCAATCTGGCTGGGGATTTTCATTTAA
- a CDS encoding acyl-CoA dehydrogenase family protein, with product MAETMKTSIKGGGFLLGEVDKNDVFTPEEFTEEHNMIAKTTEDFVQGDVGPQIDRIENHEFEVSRDLLAKAGKLGLLGADVPEKYEGLSLDKISSTLITEKFSGAGGFSLSHGAHVGIGSQPIVFFGNEEQKKRYLPDLASGRKIAAYALTEPSSGSDALSAKTTAVLNDADTHYVLNGEKQWITNSAFADVFIVYAQIDGDKFTAFIVEREYDGVSTGPEEKKMGIKGSSTRTLILEDVQVPKENVLGEIGRGHIIAFNILNMGRYKLGVGCLGGSKRAIELAASYATERKQFNTPIARFTTIQEKLASMTARTFALESAIYRTGGLFEKQLGELTEEEQEDGSRIAKGIAEYAIECSLTKVSGSETLDYTADEAVQIHGGYGFMAEYEVERMYRDSRINRIFEGTNEINRLLVPGTLIRKTMKGELPFLEQATGLQEELMSFMPEEPGDEPLEKEKYLLANAKKIFLMGTGNAMQKYGENIEDEQELLLNTADIVNEIYNMESAIARTEKAIEKNGVENETMKLLLTQVICEEGLQSIEADVKESLIHMEEGDTLRTMLSMLRKLTRRTPVNVIGLKREIADRVIAKKKYEV from the coding sequence ATGGCGGAAACCATGAAAACAAGCATTAAAGGCGGCGGCTTTTTACTGGGAGAAGTGGACAAAAATGATGTGTTTACACCGGAGGAATTCACGGAAGAACACAATATGATCGCGAAGACGACGGAGGACTTCGTCCAAGGAGATGTAGGGCCGCAGATCGACCGTATTGAAAACCATGAATTTGAGGTCTCCCGGGATCTTTTGGCGAAAGCCGGAAAACTTGGGTTGCTCGGTGCGGATGTCCCCGAAAAATATGAAGGGCTCAGTCTTGATAAAATCAGTTCAACCCTCATCACCGAAAAGTTTTCCGGAGCGGGCGGCTTTTCGCTCAGTCACGGCGCTCATGTTGGCATTGGATCCCAGCCGATTGTATTTTTCGGTAATGAAGAGCAGAAGAAAAGATACCTTCCGGATCTCGCGAGCGGAAGAAAAATTGCAGCTTACGCGTTAACCGAGCCTAGTTCGGGCTCCGACGCGCTTAGTGCGAAAACAACGGCTGTGTTAAACGATGCAGATACTCATTACGTTTTGAACGGGGAGAAGCAATGGATCACCAACTCGGCCTTCGCCGACGTATTTATCGTTTACGCCCAAATCGACGGCGACAAATTTACCGCGTTCATTGTGGAGCGTGAATATGACGGTGTTTCAACCGGACCCGAAGAAAAGAAAATGGGCATTAAAGGATCATCGACAAGGACCCTCATTCTTGAAGATGTTCAGGTGCCGAAAGAAAATGTGCTCGGTGAAATCGGGCGCGGGCATATCATCGCTTTTAATATCTTGAACATGGGCCGTTACAAACTTGGTGTCGGATGTCTCGGGGGGAGCAAGCGCGCCATTGAATTGGCAGCATCTTACGCAACCGAGCGCAAGCAGTTTAATACCCCGATTGCCCGTTTTACAACGATCCAGGAGAAACTGGCTTCAATGACTGCGAGAACGTTTGCCCTTGAAAGCGCGATTTATCGCACCGGCGGGTTGTTTGAGAAGCAACTTGGCGAGTTGACGGAAGAAGAACAAGAAGATGGTTCACGTATCGCGAAAGGCATTGCCGAATATGCCATTGAATGCTCGTTAACGAAAGTCTCCGGTTCGGAAACGTTGGATTACACGGCGGATGAAGCGGTGCAAATTCACGGCGGCTACGGATTTATGGCAGAATACGAAGTGGAGCGTATGTATCGCGACTCCCGTATAAACCGTATTTTTGAGGGGACTAACGAGATTAACCGCTTGCTCGTTCCGGGAACATTAATCCGGAAAACAATGAAAGGGGAACTGCCTTTCCTTGAACAGGCAACCGGTTTGCAAGAAGAACTGATGAGTTTTATGCCGGAAGAACCGGGAGACGAACCACTGGAAAAAGAGAAGTATCTACTCGCTAATGCGAAGAAAATATTCCTAATGGGCACCGGCAATGCCATGCAAAAGTATGGAGAGAACATCGAAGACGAACAGGAACTTCTTTTGAATACAGCAGATATTGTCAATGAGATTTACAATATGGAATCCGCGATCGCGCGTACGGAAAAGGCCATTGAAAAAAATGGCGTTGAAAACGAAACAATGAAACTGTTGCTCACGCAAGTTATTTGTGAAGAAGGATTGCAAAGCATTGAAGCAGACGTAAAAGAATCCCTCATTCACATGGAAGAAGGGGATACCTTGCGCACCATGCTTTCCATGTTGAGAAAACTTACCCGCCGCACACCGGTAAATGTGATTGGTTTGAAGCGGGAAATCGCGGACAGAGTAATTGCGAAGAAAAAATATGAAGTATAA
- a CDS encoding acetyl-CoA C-acetyltransferase: protein MKEAVIVAGARTPVGKAQKGTLAQTRPDDYAAVTIQETLKRAGDYDPSEIDDVVIGCAMPEAEQGMNMARNISALAELPYTVPAATINRYCASGLQSIGYTAERIMLGHSKAAIAGGAESMSLIPMGGHVIAPNAKLVEDAPEYYMQMGHTAEQVAQEFDVSREDQDAFAAESHKRAAAAIEAGRFEEEIVPVEVTQRSVGSDNKLQEKTITFSRDEGVRPDTTAEKLSGLRPVFHPKGSVTAGNASQTSDGAASVLVMDREKAEADGLKPLAKFRGMAVSGVRPEVMGIGPVEAIPKVLDIVGLSKEDIGLFELNEAFASQSLQVIRELGIDHDKVNVNGGAIALGHPLGCTGTKLTLSLIHEMKRRNEQFGIVTMCIGGGMGAAGVFELL from the coding sequence TTGAAAGAAGCGGTTATTGTAGCTGGAGCACGGACACCCGTAGGAAAAGCACAAAAAGGAACTCTTGCGCAGACACGGCCGGATGACTATGCAGCGGTAACGATTCAAGAAACGTTAAAAAGGGCGGGGGATTATGATCCTTCGGAAATCGACGATGTCGTGATCGGGTGTGCCATGCCTGAAGCAGAACAAGGGATGAACATGGCCCGTAATATTTCCGCGTTGGCAGAATTGCCTTATACCGTACCTGCCGCGACGATTAATCGTTATTGCGCTTCCGGCTTGCAAAGCATTGGGTATACTGCTGAACGTATCATGCTCGGCCACTCGAAAGCGGCCATTGCCGGTGGCGCTGAGTCGATGAGCCTTATTCCGATGGGTGGCCATGTGATCGCGCCTAACGCGAAACTCGTGGAGGATGCCCCGGAATACTACATGCAGATGGGCCATACGGCTGAACAAGTGGCGCAAGAGTTTGATGTGAGCCGGGAAGATCAAGATGCGTTTGCGGCGGAAAGCCATAAGCGGGCAGCGGCAGCGATTGAGGCAGGCCGATTTGAAGAAGAAATCGTCCCGGTAGAAGTCACGCAACGGTCCGTTGGAAGCGACAACAAGCTGCAGGAAAAAACAATTACGTTTTCCCGTGATGAAGGGGTACGGCCGGATACAACGGCAGAAAAACTTAGCGGCTTGCGTCCGGTGTTTCACCCGAAAGGGAGTGTGACTGCAGGGAACGCCTCGCAAACGAGCGATGGCGCAGCCTCCGTGCTCGTCATGGATCGCGAGAAGGCAGAAGCAGACGGTCTGAAACCCCTTGCCAAGTTTCGCGGCATGGCAGTTTCCGGTGTGCGTCCCGAGGTGATGGGCATCGGTCCCGTCGAAGCCATCCCGAAAGTGCTTGATATTGTAGGGTTGAGCAAAGAGGACATTGGCCTATTCGAATTAAATGAAGCGTTTGCTTCCCAATCCTTGCAGGTCATTCGCGAACTGGGGATTGATCATGACAAGGTGAATGTCAATGGCGGAGCGATTGCGCTCGGACATCCACTCGGCTGTACCGGCACGAAGCTCACGCTCTCATTGATTCACGAAATGAAGCGAAGAAACGAGCAGTTTGGCATCGTCACAATGTGTATCGGCGGCGGCATGGGTGCAGCAGGCGTGTTTGAATTACTATAA
- a CDS encoding 3-hydroxyacyl-CoA dehydrogenase/enoyl-CoA hydratase family protein: MKKDIQRAAVLGSGVMGSSIAAHLANVGIPVLLLDIVPNELTDDEKAKGLSLDDRAVRNRLAAGNKQKLFKQNPAPLASKKNANKIEVGNLEDDIEHLADVDWIIEVVVEKLEVKQQLFENVEQHRSPGTIVTSNTSGISVNAMAEGRGEEFRSHFMGTHFFNPPRYLHLLEVIPTKDTDAAVLANMKTFAEEVLGKGVVEAKDTPNFIGNRIGTYGLLVSVQKMNELGLSITEVDSITGPLIGRPKSATFRTLDVVGLDTFLHVARNVYDQVDGEERNIFDPPQFLKDMAEKGWIGAKAGQGFYLKKGKGENKEILELDPETMEYRQGQKLKAPSVQAAEQAKGKAAKIQALAYADDKAGTFTWDTLKASLLYSAEKSDEIANDIAAIDNAMKWGFGWDLGPFEVWDALDVERSVKKMDEEGENVPAWVKDMLNAGYKSFYNAAGEFYHKGAYQKPDINEKEIDVATLLKNEDNVITKNSGAVLTDIGDDVAALTFTSPNNSIGLDVIQMVNKAIDEVEKNYKGLVIANKGKNFCVGANLMMMLMEAQDDAFDELDMVIRRFQGMTARIRYSGKPVVAAPFQMTLGGGAEICLPSASVQASAETYMGLVETGVGLIPGGGGNKELYIRELEKMPEDAGIDLQPVANAVFEKIAMAKVGTSAQESAENGFMSDRDDIIANSKHTVWYAKQKVQELHEKGYQPPVRQPIPVVGETGYATMLLGAKSLRTGGQISDHDLKIAGKLAFLIAGGRVPKGTKVDEDYLLDLEREAFLSLIAEPKSQQRMQHMLKTGKPLRN, translated from the coding sequence ATGAAGAAAGATATCCAACGTGCAGCAGTTCTGGGTTCCGGTGTCATGGGTTCCAGCATTGCCGCTCATCTTGCCAACGTAGGCATTCCGGTATTGCTTCTTGATATCGTCCCTAATGAATTAACTGATGATGAAAAAGCAAAAGGACTAAGCTTGGACGACCGCGCCGTCCGCAACAGGCTCGCGGCCGGGAACAAACAAAAGTTATTCAAGCAAAATCCCGCGCCACTTGCATCCAAGAAAAATGCAAACAAAATTGAAGTCGGGAACTTGGAAGATGACATCGAACATCTTGCCGACGTGGATTGGATTATTGAAGTCGTTGTGGAGAAATTGGAAGTCAAGCAGCAACTTTTTGAAAACGTTGAGCAACATCGTTCGCCCGGCACTATCGTGACTTCAAATACATCCGGGATTTCAGTCAATGCCATGGCCGAGGGGCGAGGGGAAGAATTCCGAAGCCATTTTATGGGCACCCATTTTTTCAATCCGCCGCGTTACCTTCACTTGCTTGAGGTTATCCCGACAAAAGATACCGATGCCGCTGTGCTGGCAAATATGAAAACGTTTGCTGAGGAAGTGCTCGGGAAAGGAGTCGTGGAAGCGAAAGACACGCCTAACTTTATCGGTAACCGTATTGGGACCTACGGGCTTCTCGTCAGTGTCCAAAAAATGAATGAATTGGGATTGTCGATCACCGAGGTGGATTCCATTACAGGCCCGTTGATTGGCCGTCCGAAAAGCGCGACGTTCCGAACGCTTGATGTCGTTGGCTTGGACACATTTTTGCATGTTGCCCGCAATGTCTACGATCAGGTGGATGGCGAAGAACGAAATATTTTCGACCCTCCACAGTTCCTGAAAGACATGGCGGAAAAAGGCTGGATCGGCGCAAAAGCCGGGCAAGGCTTTTATTTGAAAAAAGGGAAGGGCGAAAACAAAGAAATTTTGGAACTTGACCCTGAAACAATGGAGTATCGACAAGGCCAAAAATTAAAAGCGCCTTCGGTCCAAGCCGCGGAACAAGCAAAAGGAAAAGCGGCGAAAATTCAGGCGCTCGCGTATGCCGATGATAAAGCCGGGACATTCACCTGGGACACTTTAAAAGCCTCGTTGCTTTATTCAGCGGAAAAAAGCGATGAAATCGCCAACGATATCGCGGCGATCGACAACGCCATGAAGTGGGGTTTCGGTTGGGATCTCGGTCCATTCGAAGTCTGGGACGCCCTCGATGTTGAACGTTCCGTTAAAAAGATGGACGAAGAAGGCGAAAATGTTCCGGCGTGGGTGAAAGATATGCTCAACGCTGGTTATAAGAGTTTTTACAACGCCGCCGGTGAATTTTACCACAAAGGTGCTTATCAAAAACCGGATATCAATGAAAAAGAAATCGATGTAGCGACGCTTCTGAAAAACGAAGATAACGTCATCACGAAAAACTCAGGAGCTGTGCTTACCGATATCGGTGACGATGTAGCGGCACTTACCTTTACATCGCCGAACAATTCGATTGGATTAGACGTCATCCAAATGGTGAACAAGGCGATTGATGAGGTTGAAAAAAATTACAAAGGGCTCGTGATTGCCAACAAAGGAAAGAATTTCTGTGTCGGCGCTAACCTTATGATGATGCTCATGGAAGCGCAAGATGATGCCTTTGACGAGCTCGATATGGTTATCCGGCGTTTTCAGGGCATGACCGCGCGGATTCGATACAGTGGAAAGCCCGTTGTTGCCGCCCCTTTCCAAATGACCCTCGGCGGTGGCGCGGAAATTTGCTTGCCTTCCGCTAGTGTCCAGGCGTCTGCAGAAACGTACATGGGTTTGGTGGAAACCGGTGTCGGTCTCATTCCGGGCGGAGGCGGAAATAAAGAATTATACATTCGCGAACTTGAAAAGATGCCCGAGGATGCAGGCATTGATCTGCAACCGGTAGCGAATGCCGTCTTTGAAAAAATTGCCATGGCCAAAGTGGGAACATCGGCACAAGAATCAGCGGAAAACGGATTTATGAGCGATCGTGATGACATCATCGCCAATAGCAAACACACGGTTTGGTACGCGAAACAAAAGGTGCAAGAACTGCATGAAAAAGGATATCAACCCCCGGTTCGCCAGCCGATTCCCGTCGTCGGTGAAACCGGCTATGCAACGATGCTTCTCGGCGCCAAGTCTTTGCGAACCGGCGGCCAAATCAGCGATCACGACTTGAAAATCGCTGGCAAACTTGCCTTCTTGATCGCCGGCGGGCGTGTGCCGAAAGGAACGAAAGTCGATGAAGATTATTTGTTGGACTTGGAAAGGGAAGCATTTTTAAGTTTAATTGCCGAACCGAAATCACAACAGCGAATGCAACACATGTTAAAAACAGGAAAACCTTTGCGCAATTAA
- a CDS encoding spore coat protein, whose translation MNDKDFLTDLLSTEKYMTASYGTAMNEASHMQLYQEIASVCNESDQCMRDLFNTMFQKGWYSLEGAPQQTIQQAFQEYTGMKSQLPSGNMPH comes from the coding sequence ATGAATGATAAAGATTTTTTGACCGATCTTTTGTCCACGGAAAAATACATGACGGCTTCGTATGGCACAGCCATGAATGAAGCTAGCCATATGCAGTTATACCAAGAGATCGCTTCCGTTTGTAACGAAAGCGATCAATGCATGCGTGATTTATTCAACACCATGTTTCAAAAGGGTTGGTACTCTCTCGAGGGAGCCCCGCAACAAACGATTCAACAAGCGTTCCAAGAATATACAGGCATGAAAAGCCAGCTTCCATCCGGAAACATGCCCCACTAA
- a CDS encoding sigma-70 family RNA polymerase sigma factor, protein MNHETIEQLKKECLRMATFFENNPTLAEQQIFQGFLEHDEYRHIFIQAICFPGNQTFRKLDEAFKNHYTNVQFTQYLSKTLYWTSVQYDQYQREHKDNQPLIMDNLHNFGISCYPHKDTSDIITETKDLGTWSEDLTLTKALRQLTAKQQTVIIERYGYERTNNEIARLLNVSPQAVSRTHLHAIKRLRTLLEKGVET, encoded by the coding sequence ATGAATCACGAAACGATAGAGCAACTCAAAAAAGAATGCCTCCGGATGGCCACGTTTTTCGAAAATAATCCAACACTGGCCGAGCAGCAAATTTTTCAAGGCTTCCTTGAACACGACGAATATCGCCACATTTTCATACAAGCGATTTGTTTTCCCGGAAACCAAACATTTAGGAAATTAGACGAAGCATTTAAAAACCACTACACAAATGTTCAATTTACGCAATATTTATCGAAAACGCTGTATTGGACTTCCGTTCAATATGACCAATACCAACGGGAACACAAGGACAACCAGCCTCTCATCATGGACAACCTGCACAATTTCGGAATTAGTTGCTATCCGCATAAAGATACATCCGATATCATCACCGAAACAAAAGACCTTGGCACATGGAGTGAAGATCTCACTCTGACGAAAGCATTGCGTCAATTAACAGCCAAACAACAAACCGTTATCATCGAACGATACGGATACGAACGAACGAACAATGAAATCGCCCGCTTATTGAACGTGAGCCCTCAAGCCGTTTCCCGAACCCATTTACACGCGATCAAACGACTGCGAACCTTACTGGAAAAGGGAGTGGAAACATGA
- a CDS encoding YvrJ family protein: MILEFLGQFGLPFLFAAYLVYRFERRIERLENILHKEAGKERRKR; the protein is encoded by the coding sequence ATGATTCTTGAATTTTTGGGACAGTTCGGCTTGCCGTTTTTGTTCGCGGCTTACCTGGTTTATCGGTTTGAACGCCGTATTGAGCGCTTGGAAAACATCCTTCACAAAGAAGCAGGGAAGGAAAGGAGGAAACGTTAA
- a CDS encoding helix-turn-helix domain-containing protein, whose protein sequence is MMNKVQMRHYVKEAQRGDRETLACLIQQFEPSIRNCLRQTPPGERDDLRQELMLKLIEITLHYDTEKAPTFTEFQLSLHEKKP, encoded by the coding sequence ATGATGAATAAGGTTCAAATGCGCCACTATGTAAAAGAAGCACAACGCGGAGATCGAGAAACACTGGCATGCTTGATCCAGCAGTTTGAACCAAGCATAAGAAATTGCCTTCGGCAAACGCCCCCCGGAGAACGAGACGACCTCCGCCAGGAATTAATGCTAAAACTGATCGAAATAACACTCCATTACGATACGGAAAAAGCCCCCACGTTCACTGAGTTCCAACTGTCCCTCCACGAAAAAAAGCCGTGA
- a CDS encoding NAD(P)/FAD-dependent oxidoreductase, whose translation MQADVMIIGGGIAGLQAAIQLGRYERTVTVIDEGRGRSTLCRQYRNLLGWPDGVSGRQLREAGREHASNYGVDFIDKKANRLVKEESGFQAQTEDGDTYQGKKLILATGVTDANPFPELEPCFGMSVYICPDCDGYEIKNKRTLVLGSGSAGVGMALELERWTDGLTYVNHEGRSAVTEEQKKQLSEAGIRFRDGIIERVHMEGEQFTGVTLADGTELQAEKAFIAFPGNVVHSDLGKQIGVERLENHHVLNHYRTKMTNIADVWAAGDIAVHSEQVAIAMGEGTQAAVWVQRSLLQDES comes from the coding sequence GTGCAAGCGGACGTCATGATTATCGGCGGGGGGATCGCGGGGTTGCAAGCAGCGATTCAATTAGGGCGTTATGAACGCACGGTAACGGTGATTGATGAGGGGCGAGGACGTTCGACGCTCTGTCGGCAATATCGAAATCTCCTTGGCTGGCCGGACGGGGTCAGCGGAAGGCAGCTTCGTGAGGCAGGGAGGGAGCATGCGAGCAATTACGGTGTTGATTTTATTGATAAGAAAGCCAACCGATTGGTAAAAGAGGAATCGGGATTTCAGGCGCAAACGGAGGACGGCGATACGTATCAAGGAAAAAAGCTGATACTTGCAACAGGGGTGACCGACGCTAATCCATTTCCCGAGCTTGAACCTTGTTTTGGCATGAGTGTGTATATCTGCCCGGATTGTGATGGCTATGAAATAAAAAATAAACGTACACTTGTGCTTGGTTCCGGAAGTGCAGGTGTCGGGATGGCGCTTGAACTTGAGCGTTGGACGGATGGGCTGACGTATGTGAACCACGAGGGTCGATCAGCTGTGACAGAAGAGCAAAAGAAGCAATTATCGGAAGCTGGCATTCGTTTCCGCGATGGAATCATTGAACGTGTGCATATGGAGGGCGAACAATTTACCGGGGTGACGCTTGCCGATGGTACGGAATTGCAAGCAGAGAAAGCGTTTATCGCTTTTCCCGGCAATGTTGTTCACTCGGATTTAGGGAAGCAAATAGGAGTGGAACGACTGGAAAATCATCACGTGCTGAATCACTACCGAACGAAAATGACGAACATCGCGGATGTATGGGCTGCCGGTGATATCGCCGTGCATTCCGAACAAGTGGCCATTGCCATGGGGGAAGGCACGCAGGCTGCTGTTTGGGTTCAACGTTCGCTCTTGCAAGATGAATCATAA